From the genome of Oryza glaberrima chromosome 1, OglaRS2, whole genome shotgun sequence:
TGTGTTTCAATTATCTCATATTGAAGCGACAAACATAAATCATCCATGTGATAGCAGGAGATTACAACAATGCAGAATGAAACAGGTCTAATGATTTGGATGGAAACCATTCCTCTATTGTCTATGCTCTGATTTTGTCCTATGCCCTTGCACTTTGCTAGCTCGCAATGGAGTCATCAtgaagagaagacaaagatcgAAGAGAGCCTGCAGCCGAATTAACAGGACTTAATTCATGGACCATGGCCACAACCGAACAACATCTATATTGATATGTATTCCTTTTGTGTGttcgtgaaaaagaaaaacgaacaACATCAGCCGTTGATGCAATTATGCAGTGGAAACACGGATTGGAAAAGGAAGGCGCACTCATAACACACGCTCCTTCGGTCCTTCCTTCAGAAATGGCTAGTTTCTTTGATGTTGAGTGGTGACACTCTGGTACTGCAGAACTTCCCGTTCCCTTCTTATAAACTGTTGATGGCCAACATTGTTTGCATTGTACCCGattttgaacatgaatttttaTTGTCCTGGATGTAGAACCAACAGACGGTATCTATTGGAgtattagatctatttttggTTTGATCACTTAATTGCACGTGGTAATTGTGTGCTATGCAATGTACAGAACTACAGATGGAGTCCTTGAATTTTTGAGCAATCATGTTGTGAGACTGTTCTCTGTGTGCGGCAGCATGTGGACGACTGCATTTCTCTGTAAAAACCTGCGTAAATTGTAGCTCTGGACAGAGTTTAAATGCATGGCAATGGCATACGGAGTAGTGTATAGGTAACTCTACAACCCCTCTTCTTCGttgttgatgctgctgctgctgctgctgctgctgctgagttTGAGCAGGCCATTTTCGTTCCGATCCACCTGTCCAGAGTGCAGACAATGCAAAAAAAACCGAGGCCTGGCTATGAAACTCTGCTTTGGCTGAAGTatcttctgatttttttttctttttcaagtaGTCTAACAGGTCCAAAAGAGTGCCTTTATAGAAGCTTTTCCTTTGCACTTGACTCTATTTAAGGGTGCAAATGGTCAGGTCCGTGAACCCATTTATAATACAAATAACCcccttataatataaatattccctccgtttaatattataagtcgtttgacttttttcttagttaaagtTCTTtagttttgaccaaatttatagcaaaatataacaatattttctaaaaaagcaaacaatgtatcaaaatatatttattgctaaatttaatgaaactaatttggtgtcataaaggtagctatttttttctataaacttggtcaaatctAAATAactttgattaagaaaaaagtcaaatgacttataatatgaaacggatggagtataaacATTTTCTCCTAGATGGTCTTATATTTATATCCTCTAAGTGTTCCCTTGTTCAGATAGAACTAATAAGGCAAATATTTAAACAAGAGAAGTAGTCCAGGTCAGGTCAAATAGGACTTTGTTTCTATTTTCTTATCCGGGTTTCCTTTCTTATGTATTCAAGACCTTTGTCATATGTATGATACTGATTCCGTATAGGATTTAGTATATAGTGAGTCCCGCCGAGTTTAATACATAAGTATATAAGTATATGGTACCCGTATTTATGACAATGTTGTAATGCTTGCTTCTAGAATCAGATCAGAAAGCCACCAAAACAAAACCAACCTGATAGCTCTCCTCGTGTCTCTTGTGTCCCTCTTCCATGCATGTAGCAAGGTGAGCTAGCGTgtgagagaagaagaaatcgaactcaatggaggaggaagaaatagAGGAAGATATCCTTCTTCAGCTTCTTCCGTGCTGCCTTAGTCCTAGTCTTCTCATGTAACCTCCACATCCCgtatcttcttcctctttgtcAACCCAATCAATCGTGTAGGTGTAAAACCTTCATCTTTTTCAATCAAAGTTGAGACACCTCAGGGGACGCTGTCGAGGGCTACAGTAACTTCATGGTCACCCGTCCTTGATAACGAGAGTCGTACGCCATCTATGATGTCGACTTCGTCATCACTGAGAATTGCCAGAAGAGCATGATCTTCTTCTCCTCGTACATATCTACTTATCAGGACTAGTACCCCACAAACATCAAGTGTCATACTAATAGATATTAGACCCGTGTACTAGGCCCGGTATCCAATAGGTATCATGTTTTGTActcacctgacatgtgggtttaGGCAACGTGAGGTATATCATCATGGAACGTGAGGTATATCATACTGTTTTGAAACGTGATTTTATATAATAACAACCCcctatttatttttcagctacTTGTTATTTCGACCAATCATAGTCACATGTATTTAGTTCCACCTATTTCCTTAGGGTAAGTGCCTTTTAAGGCTGAAACCAAGAGCAAGACGGGTAAGTGGGAGAAAACCGCGGATACATACGACGCAACGAGGCGTGGCATTTTGGTTGGGGGAAAACTTTCTACAGGACATAAACATGTAATTAGCTAGGAGACACTGCAAGAATATGTATCTGCTATGGTAAAAAACTGGTAAATAGCTGCTGGACACCtatgatattattttattatatctagagcaaatagagagagaaatagCTGCAAAAGTATGATTTTCCCCTGCTTGCCATGTGCGGCTCGTATATAGCTCCGACGTAGCGGTGGCCACGACATGTTTGGCGCTGGCATGCCCCTCATGCTGCAGCAATATAATGATGAGTGCAGGAACAACGCGAAGTCACAAGCCCAGGTGCGCGGCCCCCCTTGAACCCTCTAGAGAGCTGCCTCGCCGTGGCGAGACCACATGCGCTCCGTGAGGCCCTGCTCGACATGAAATAGGAAGTGGTTAATGTTGTGCTCGCCTGCAAGCACGGTGTGTGGCGGAGCACTGGCATCGGTGTGGCCCTCGCACTGCAGCGGTGACGAGTACGGGAACGACGCGGAGCCACGGGCTAAGACGCGCGGGCCACCCGAGCCACCCTCAAACCCCCAGAGAGCCGCCTCACTGATGATGGCGGCGACAGTGGGTGCGGTGGCGGTGTTAGAGCTATATACGAGCTGGACTTGGTAGGCAAGGACAAAATCGTACTTTTGCGactgtttctctctctattttctttagatattataaaataatattacGGGTGTCCAGCATCTAATTACcagtttattactccctccatttttcaatagatgacgctattgactttttttttcacatgtttgaccattcgtcttattcagaaaatttacataattataatttattttgctatgagttgttttatcacttatagtactttaagtgtgatttatatcttatacattcgcataaaatttttgaataagatgaatggtcaaacatgtaagaaaaagtcaacggcgtcatctattaaaaaattgaaGGTAGTACGATCTTATAGTAGATATGTGTTCTTAACTTTTTATGATGTCTCCtagataattacatatttttttaatgtcgTGTAGCAAATTTTGTTTTTGGTTGGGCGTGGACGGCGAGCGCGAGTGAGCGACTAAACGCATATGCCGGGATGCGGGAGCGCGATTATTACGCGTGCGCGCGGCGACGTTCATCTGTAGCCTCAACCTGCAAGCAGTGTACGATGCCGGCTCCTCACCAGATGTGTGCATTGCGGCCATTGCCCAAGCAGGAAATTACCTGTTGCGCATCTCACGACGAGAGGCGCCATCGTCCGTGCGATCCAGCAAGACAGAGCATCCGTACCCCAAACCTGACCTCCGTCGGAGTCTCCGATTACCTGCAGTTTTGCGTGCTTTGCAGTCGTAggatattactccctccgtttcatattataagatattttctttggtcaaagttaaactgcttcaaatttaactaagtttatagataaatataataatatttatattaccaaattagttttattaaattaataattaaatatatttttataataaatttatcttgggtcaaaaaaatattactatttttttataaacttgattaagcttgaagcagtttgattttgataaaaatcaaaacatcttacaACTTGAAACGCATCTTACaacttaaaacggagggagtataatactaCACCTCTGCCACTGTATTACAATTACCAGTTGTGTTCACCTCGTCATTTTGCACGTCACAGCTCATCATCAAGACATCAACTGACTAGTCTTGTACTACATCTTTGGTTTCTGCTAAAAGATCTTGCAGAAACATCAAAGCAACAGCATCACACAAATGGTACAACCATTAAAAGAAACTAATGGAAGAATAGGGCCTTCAGTTATAAGTTACAGCGACAAGATCAACCTAATTTAATCACACTTAATATGTTGGCATCGAACTGCTGTTGTTGTTTTTCCACCTTGTCCATAGCAGGACCTCCAGGGTGATAATGGTGATCAGGAGGATGGCCAGGTTGAAGCCATAGCCGATCTTCCACGAGTTGCCGGCGGCTCCGACCTTGATTCCAAGGACAATGTTGATGGCTGCAAAGAAGAGCGCAAGCCTGCCTACCCAATGGTGGTACCAGTTCCAGTATTTCCGATATTTTGAGTCCTTGTGAGGCCTTAGGAAGAAGGCCAGAATCTGTACAATGTTACATATGTTCAGATCCATGTATCCAATTTTTGTTGgaaaacataataataataatagattaaatttcacaaaactatatgttttGTGGTCCAAATtgtagaaaaccacacacactttgacacttggcgcttaagtacatatattttggtagtatagtttcacaaaaccacactatcaatgaatggattcagCCGTGATATGATGTGGGTATTCCACTTAGGACAAGaacgtggcatcctattaccagccatcgcacgaaattaataggatgccacgtcctcaTCCTAGGTGAAACAACCATGTCATCTCACATGTGAATCTGTTCATTGATAGtttggttttgtgaaactacactatcaaaatatatgtacttgaGTACCACATGTCAAAATGTGTGTAGTTTTCTATAACTTGGACcataaaacgtgtagttttgtgaaatttactcataataATAATTGACTATTCATAGTGCATATTTTCTGACTTTCTGTCATTAGTTCCTAGATGAGTACATGCATACTGCTAAGACTATAACTAACATGGTTATTGCAAGAGTAATGTTGAACGTAAACTGAGTAGTACAACATCATTGTTATAACTAACATGAATGTTGCAACGAGGAAGAAGGAGCATACCTGCAGGATACCCAGCACAAGCACAAATATGCCAAGGCCCCTATGCGCCGGGACATCTGCTTGGATCTTATTGTACAACGATACTCCGGCCACAATGCCAGCCAGACCAAGGATGAAGCCCACAAGCTGGATGCCGGCGTGAAGGTAGAACCACAGAGGGTCCCATCTCCTGCAGTACCGCGCGATGATAGCACCGATAGGCAGGAGAACTCCCCAGGCAAACAGGTTGAGTGCCCCATGGGCCCTCTTCAGACCATCCGGGTAAGACGAACCTGAAGAGCTGCCTGCAAATGGACAAATGCCAAATTGTTCGATGATGTTAGAAATCTCTCATTTTGAAATCAAAGTGATGGCAGAAGTTTCAAGAAAAGAATGACTAGGTGAAGCCATCACATGACGCAAAGGAGTGATTGTCTCATTCTACATTTTTaggacgattttttttttcaagccaGGTGTCATTCATTTGACAAGTAAGACCTCACATAACACATGATTTTTCACAACCAATTTATGTTAACCAAGAAGAGCTTTGAATCCTTGagcaatgaaaagaaaaaatgaattCAGGGCGACTTTCAAACCCACACCCTCAATcctaaaagaaaattaattccTATAATTTCTAGTcatgaatctggatataggCAAAAGTTGGTTATTTTAGGAGGAGGGAGCACACAGCTACATTTACTGAAATTCTATTTTGGGATAGTTCTCTTCATATCAATGGGACATTTCCCTGTCAGTGTGGTGTGCACGCGTGTGCGTGTTCGGTGAGTAATAACAAAAAAACACATTCGCAGTTTTGCAGCAGAGGAGAGCTAGAACGAACCAGTGGTGAAATCGAAGGTGAAGGACGTCTTGCCCTGGTGCTCAGTGAGGCGGTCGTTGACGGGGATGGCGTTGCCGAAGGCGAGGAGCACCTGCTGCCGCCTGAGCGGCGACTGGAACCTGAGCTGGAAGGCGAGGTAGATCTTGGCCTGCTGCACCACGACGGTGTGGTCGTGGTCCTTGGACTGGAGGAAGCCCTCGTCGGCGACCACCTGCGACGGCGTCTTCCCGCGGAGGCTGAACTGCTTGACGTGGGACAGCCCCGTCTTGCCGACCCACCCAACCATGGCGCTCGATCCCACCATCATCCCGTCCTTGGAGAACCCCATCCCCACCCACCCCGTGCTATACATCGACGAGATCACCACCCGCAGCACGTTGTCCTTCCCCTGCGCGTACTGCGACACACAGAGAAtcagagatcgagagagagaggggagacggTGAGCACGCGGATCTTGGCTCGCCGGAGCACCGGTGCAGCGTGGGTAACTTACCCGGAGGACGAAGTTGTTCCAGACCGGGCGGCAGGCCAGCCCGGAGTAGTTGCCGGCGAGCGCCGGGGGCAGCGCGTCGTCGCAGCTGGATgtctgcgccgtcgccgcccacgGCGCCAACAGCACCGACGCCGCGGCGAGCACCACCACGAGCACCGCACCGGCGCGCGCCATTTGCCGGGTGTCCCACCGGCCGGCGACGTGAAACGGTGAAAGTCTGAAAGAACTAATCACCTATCTGCTGCTGGAGCTAATCACACAAAATCGCAATTGCTGGAAGCTGGAAACCGAACTGCCGATTATTTTATCTCCTTCTTTTCTCGGCGatttgggagggagagggaggcagAGGCTGGTGGAGTGGCAAGTGCGActtgatggatggatgcagcTCGTGATTTCGCTTATGATATTCTTGTTGGTGGGCTGGTGGCCTTGTGAGTTGTGAGCACGCACTGTCACTGTTAGATCTGCAACCAACCAGCACAACACACACATGGCTAGAAAGAACTCGAGAAATGCTATCTAAATCCAGGTATGTTGTAGCCCTCCATGAGTGTGCTTGCCTCGAGCATCATGTGGTTCAGTGATTCAGTCAGTCCAGATCCAGAAATTGCAATGTGCAGTGTCCTGCTCTTTTCTGTTTGCTGCGGTGAAGTTTGTGTCTAGATTCTTTAGCGAGTCTGGAATTATAAAGCTACTCAGAgaaataaagatattttccttTCAACTTTAGGCTGCTCTTACATAAATTCTGAGATACTCCACAAATCATTTGCGGAATAGTAGTGAGGCTTGTACTATGTCAACATGGGTCTTCCAAAATACTATTCGTATACACGCCTGCACATGCAAGCATGTTCTGTCTCATCTCGATTAGCGACACTATCCAACAAACTGAAACTCATTAGTGATTACTTGTTGAATTTTTACGCAGCATTAAGTGTCAAAGCATCATTCGTCGGAGATGGTGCTGAACACTTCCTAGTGTAAAGGGACATAATATGTATCATAATGTCCATCTAAGGGCAACACCAATGTGTATAGTAAAACTAGTctatatagatgggacccataTATATGAGCTTTAACTATTATAaccttcacaatgtatatagatatcAAATAGTATTAGGAGAAAAGAGGAAGTAgagacaaataatatattttattctctatgggcagcccatatgcttatgggtagcttttgttattttttttgttatggaCTAGTTCTACAATGTTGATAGGTAGCTGAATGAAATATTgtattgcttatggactacttttTGCACACATTGTAGATGCCCTAATACAATATAAAAGACATCGATCACTTTCTtgagccttttcttttccccccaaaaataagctagctagctgcgaGCTAAGATCCAATATGTTAATTCAGCTGGATACCATCTAACAACCTTTGGTTGGACCTAATGACATGTGTCGGTAAGCAGGATCAGAAGTACTTTTTGCTCCATTTCTTGAGTTCAGAGGGCGATGCTGCCCGGATGCCCTTGTTCTGTCGGTGCAACGCTGTGTGGTTCCATATTTCGATTTGCAAAAGCAGTATTCCTAACTGCAAGTGGCCATGTAGCGCACGTGCGTAAGCCGTGCAGAAAGGCTGGTGGAGAGAAGACGAAAGCGAACGTCATATACAAGTCCATTTCCTTTGAAATTAGCAACCCCATTTCAATCACGTTGCATCATCCAAGTTGACAAGAGTTGTCATaaactagcagcagcagtacACCCAAGAGTTCCTTGACGCTTGAAATGAGGCTAGTTTCATGCACAATAATGGAGCTTCAGGTTCAGTCAAGAGAGCCATAATTCATCCCGTAGGAATTCATCAgaagatgtataaaaaataaagaaagatatAGAATAGTCTCTGTTTTTCTGTCTAACTGTTCTGCTGTATTATACGGACAACTGTTCTGAATACTTGAATATGAGCAGCTCTCATATCGCCTCTATATGGCAGGAGTCAAAGGGAGGAATTTTGCAGACAGTGGATGTGTAATTTCTGTATAACTAATAGTATGAGAATACCTGTTTCTGTATActcttcttccttttcccctTAAGATctaattcttcttcttccttccataCTTTGATTTGGTATAGATCCTTCTATCCTTTACAAAGAATTGAACTCAGAATTACAATACATCAATCATCTTCAGCAATTTTCTTTTGCATATATTCGACATTTCTACACTTAAGGACCATCCTGTGCTTTGTCTGTCCCTCTTGAAGCTGCCTCCCGGATGAGCCTCATGGACTCGGTGAAGTCATCCAGTAGCTCATGAGCATCTGGAAACTGTGTCTCATCTACAGCAAGGGCTAGCTTTATAGTGTTCATGTAGCTCTGCCAATGCATTGTCAAGGCCTGTGCATGCACACCCAAACCCAAATGGTTAATCAAACTCTTCAGAAATGCAAACTTGGGAGGAGATGCAGATGAATGCATGATCTGGATAATACTTACATGCGGGTGGCCATAGCTGGTTGGGGAGATGTACACGATCGGGTTGCCGCAGAACAAGATCTGCTCGCTTGGCCCTGCCAGGTTGGAGAATGACAGTGTGGTGTTCGAGAACATTCCGTAGCAGAGAGAAGCTGCCGCCTGTAGTACAAGAATCAGTCAGAAACTGAGAGACCATCCGATGCTGAATCATGAATTGCATGCCAAGAGTACATAGTATGTCCTCTCAACGCTTGTGATTTCTGtcacatgatgatgatgatctcaTACACGTCACATGTATCGACTACTTCTGACAGTCTGACAGAAGCACGGTCATTTTGTAACGTTCGGGTGCATAGCCAGAAATGCTTATTTGGGAAGATAAGTACCTTGATGCCAAAAAGTTTGACTACCATGTCTGCGCTCCAGTAGGTGAAGATCGCCTCCATGGAGCTCTTCTTCCTGCGGGTAACCTTGGTCGCTTTCCGGACGTACTCCAGAGGGTCATCGTGCTTGGCTAGGTGGAATGGCAGTATCATGTAGCCAAACCGATTCCCCCATTTCACGCCGTTGTTCTTGCCAGACTCCATCATTTTTGCCAGTTCCTGATCAGACCcacaataattaataattaaggCCAACTCTGAATCATTATGTTGTGTGTGACGGATAATCTTTTCTTTATTAGCTTGAAATCATCAAAGACGACACAAGTTTGTGGCTTACATGTAGCCCAGGAGTCGGCCTTAAGTTGACCATGAGAGCAGTTCGCACCTTGATGTTCTTCTTTCCTTCACTTTCACCTGAACAATGAAGTTGCAACAATGTCTGTTTCTACCCAACTGTCTCAAAATGCCGATTTTCTGACTCACTAATATGGTGATCTATCAGATAATAATACTGCTCAGTGGTCACAGCCTCACCTGTTCTCCGGAAATAATACCGGGACAATGCTGCAGAACTCAGTCCAACCAGCACATCATTTACAGTCTGCGTGCGAAAACCTCATCAGTAATGTGCTTGAtctttcagaaattcagaagtaACGTGACTAGCTAGTGAGGTGAGCTTTTTTGAGCGTACGTACGCATCCCACGGCGTTCTTGATGTTCTTGACGTCGTCGAGGCTGATCGTGCGATTCACGAAGCGCCTGGGCCGGAACTCGGCGCCCTCGTCGCCCTTGAGCACCGTGCGGGCGTCGCCCATGAGCGACGCCGCCGTGAGGGTGAAGCAGACCACGTCCACCACCGTGTGCCACGCGAGCACGAGGTAGGACAGCGCCCacgcggcgagcgcgagcgcgcccgcggcgagcggcgggcggggcggcaGCGCGTGCAGCGggccctcgcggcggcggcggccggcggcggaggacgggaGCGCCGGGATCGCGTCCGGGTCGTCGGCGCGGCGGGTGCAGGCGATGAGGAGGGAGAGCAGCGAGACGCCGTCGCCGAGGGAGTGGTGCATGCGGagcgcgacggtggcggcggcctcggcggtggGGAAGCCGAGGACGTGGAGCTCCCAGAGCGGGCGGGAGCGGTCCATGGGCATGGACGGCGTGGAGAGCGACGACACGTAGTCCTCCACGGCCTTCTCCGGGTCGGCCGACGTGTCGGTGGGGCCCAGGTCCGGGACGATGATGTGGTCGTCCAGGTTCACCTTGGTCCGGACCCACATAGGCTTCGCGCTCTTATCCAGCTCGTCCAACACCTGGATGCATTTTTTATagcaaaatatttttcatcaattCTCTCCCTATATTGTTCGTTACTTACGTTTTAGATTTAGAATAGGTTCAGGtgctttatatatgtgtcctcAGTTACTTAGATGTTACTTCTAATCTAGACGAG
Proteins encoded in this window:
- the LOC127760803 gene encoding cytochrome b561 and DOMON domain-containing protein At3g61750-like encodes the protein MARAGAVLVVVLAAASVLLAPWAATAQTSSCDDALPPALAGNYSGLACRPVWNNFVLRYAQGKDNVLRVVISSMYSTGWVGMGFSKDGMMVGSSAMVGWVGKTGLSHVKQFSLRGKTPSQVVADEGFLQSKDHDHTVVVQQAKIYLAFQLRFQSPLRRQQVLLAFGNAIPVNDRLTEHQGKTSFTFDFTTGSSSGSSYPDGLKRAHGALNLFAWGVLLPIGAIIARYCRRWDPLWFYLHAGIQLVGFILGLAGIVAGVSLYNKIQADVPAHRGLGIFVLVLGILQILAFFLRPHKDSKYRKYWNWYHHWVGRLALFFAAINIVLGIKVGAAGNSWKIGYGFNLAILLITIITLEVLLWTRWKNNNSSSMPTY
- the LOC127765754 gene encoding wax ester synthase/diacylglycerol acyltransferase 11-like yields the protein MDRLGGIRLRRPVLSIDNAEPAGETGMSETKKKAAAVAEEEEELLEEPVSPAGRLFREPHFSCYIVCTLGVAEPVDLPAVRAGIEATLARHPRFCSIQVLDELDKSAKPMWVRTKVNLDDHIIVPDLGPTDTSADPEKAVEDYVSSLSTPSMPMDRSRPLWELHVLGFPTAEAAATVALRMHHSLGDGVSLLSLLIACTRRADDPDAIPALPSSAAGRRRREGPLHALPPRPPLAAGALALAAWALSYLVLAWHTVVDVVCFTLTAASLMGDARTVLKGDEGAEFRPRRFVNRTISLDDVKNIKNAVGCTVNDVLVGLSSAALSRYYFRRTGESEGKKNIKVRTALMVNLRPTPGLHELAKMMESGKNNGVKWGNRFGYMILPFHLAKHDDPLEYVRKATKVTRRKKSSMEAIFTYWSADMVVKLFGIKAAASLCYGMFSNTTLSFSNLAGPSEQILFCGNPIVYISPTSYGHPHALTMHWQSYMNTIKLALAVDETQFPDAHELLDDFTESMRLIREAASRGTDKAQDGP